The segment TCAATGTCGGCGTGATCAACGGCGGCACCGCCGGCAACATCCTGGCGCGCCAGTGCATCGTCAACTGGGGCTATCGCACCCTGCCGGGCGACGACGAGTGGGAGGTGCAGCGGCGCGCCGTTGCCTATCTCACCGACACGCTGCTGCCCGCCATGCGCGCGCGCCATCCGGCGGCCAACATCGAGACCAAGCGGCGCTCGATGGTGCCGGGTCTCAAGCCGGACGAGAACCGCGAGGCCGAGCAGCTGGCGTTGCGCTGGACCAACACCAACCGCACCTATGCCGTGCCCTACGGCACCGAAGCCGGCATCTTCCGCGCCGTCGGCATCCCCACCGTGATCTGCGGCCCCGGCGACATCGCCCAGGCGCACCAGCCCAACGAGTTCATCCTCAAGTCGCAGATCACCGCCTGCGAGACCTTCATGCGCCGCCTGATGGACTGGGGCGCCAGGCAGGCGGCGTAGGCAGGGTGTCGCCTACGGCGTTGAACTCCCTCTCCCCGCGTGCGGGGAGAGGGTCGGGGTGAGGGGTCGATTCAGGTTGCGCACGATGGTGGTGCGCCACTCGATGCAGCCCCTCACCCCAACCCTCTCCCCGCAAGCGGGGAGAGGGAGCAATGGCCATCGCGGATCCGTCATGTCTACCGCACGCGCGCTATCGCGGTGCGAAGTACTCGACCTCGCCGCGGCTTGAGGGCGGCCAGACATCGGCGACGGTGCGCGAACCGTCGCTGCGCATCTCGCCCAGCCCGCCACAGGCGACGTTGGGGTAGAACGCGCCGTCCGGCGCCGTGGCGCCCGGGCCGGGCACGACGATCGCGGTATGGGCCTGGGCGGAACCGCCCGAGCCGGCGACCACGAGCCCGCCGGCATTGGCGTGCTGCTGCGCCGCCTGCGAGTCGGCAAGCGTGCTCCAGTGCTGGCGCATGTGGTCGACCTGCTCGTAGGCCATCTTGCCGCCGAGCTCGTCGAAGCCCATGCGTTCGGCGACGTGGGCCACCGACTGGTTGCCGTAGTGCGGATGCAGGGCGAGGCTTTCGCGCGCCAGTGCCGCCAGATGCGTCGCGGCGGCATCGACGGGCAGGGCTTCCTCGGGCGCGCCGAACAGGCGGCGGAAGAACCGCCTCAGTGCCCAGAACGGCCCCTGGTTCGCAAGCGACGGCGCGCGCGCGTACGGCTCGTTCCAGTCCCTGTCGTTGGTGTAGAGCGTGCGTGAGGCGCTGTCGTCGCGCCAGATCCCGGTGCGGTCGCTGTCATCGGTTCGGGTGGGCGGATCGTCGGACTCGGCGAAGCGTGCCGGCTCGCCATCGCTCGACGACGAGGAGGCGCTGTCGGCCGTCTCGGCCGACTGGAGATCCGATTCATACCCCGACTCGGAATACGCCATGGTGATGCTCCCCCGCGTGTGCTCCCTCTCCCCGCAAGCGGGGAGAGGGTTGGGGTGAGGGGCTGCCGCAAGTGGCGCACGACGACTGTGCCCAACCTGAAACGACCCCTCACCCCGACCCTCTCCCCGCAAGCGGGGAGAGGGAGGAAAACGAATCCGACCGACGCTACGCCGGCGCGGGCAGGAGGCCAAGCACGCGCATGTAGCCGTCGGCCATCCGCTCGAGGCTGAACGCGCGCTGCGCCCGCAGCCGTGCCTCGCGGCCCATCTCGGCGCGCAGCCCGGGTGTCGCGAGCAGCCTCTCCAGCGCGCCGGCGAGGCCGTGCGAGTCGCCGCGCGCCACGAGATGGCCGGTGACGCCGTCGACGACCTGCTCGTTCATGCCGCCGGCATCGGTGGCGACGACCGCCAGGCCATGCGCCATGGCCTCGAGCGACGCGTTGGGACAGCCGGCCGGTTCGGCGACCAGCGCGAAGGCGTCGAGGCCGGGCAGGAATTCCTCGGCGGCGACATGGCCGAGCCAGCGCACCGGAAGATCCGCGGCGCCGGCCCGCAGCCCGGCCGCGTAGGCCTCCTGGCCGATGTCGGGCGCGCCGCCGACCAGCAGCTCGAATTCATCGTGCCGCGCGCGCAGTCCGCGCACCGCGTCGAGCAGCTGCTCGAGCTTCTTGTCCGGCGCGATGCGGCAGAGCGTGCCGAGCTTCATGCGCGCGCCGGGCGACGGCGTCGCCGCCGGGCGCGGCGCCACGCCGTTGGGGATCACATGCACCGGGCAGCCCAGCGCTTCGGCCGCGATGGGCATCTCGCGCGCGTACTTCACCACCACGCCGTCGAGCACGTCGCCGTAGTCGGCGGGACGCAGAAACGGCAGCGCCTTCGCCGGCGACGCGAAGTAGCGCTCGAGCGAGCGGAAATACATCTCGCCCGGGCTGACGTCGAAGATGCGATGGCCGACGGCGAGATCGCCGATGCGCAGCTTCATCTCGGTGATGGCGTTCCAGTACACGATGCTGGCGTAGCGGCCGGCGTCGGCGACGGCGCAGGCTTGCGCGGCCAGCGCCGGAAGGTCGCGCTGGATGGCGGCGGGCATCGCGTGGATCGCGTGACCGGCGCGTTGCAGGCCCAAGGTGCCGGGGCTGGACCGTTCCCGCGTCTCGCCGACGAGGAACGCCGCGCAGCGCACGCCGCGGCGCCGCAGCTCGCCCATCAGGCGCGCCAGGCTGGATTGCGCGCCGCCGACGGCGAAGTCGTTGCACACGAAGAGGACGCCGTCCCTCGCTGTGTCGTCCGCCAGCACGCGGCGCACCAGGCTCGCGTAGCGCCGCGACATGCGCGCGGCGGAGAACTCGTCATCCACCGTCGACGCCTGACCACGACCCCTGGTGTGCAGCGCCAGGATCGCGTCGGCAAAGGCCCGCGGTTCGGCGTCGACATCGACGAAGCTGCATTGCTTGAAGCCGCGCTCGAGCTCGTCGGCGCCGTTGGTGCGCGTTGCGACGATCGGCAGGCCGCTTCGCGCCGCCTCGATCTGCGACAGGCTCAGCCCCTCATAGGCGCTCGTCGCGAGGTACACGTCGGCCAGGCGCAGCCACGCATCGATGTCCTCGACCGGTCCGATCCAGTGGATGAATTCCTTTGCCGCCGCGCGATCGTCGCCGCGATGGCCGACGACGATGGCATGGGCATCGACGCCGGCGCGGCGCAGGCAGGCGACGATGGGCGCGATCCGGTCGAGTCGCTTCTGCGGCCGGTCGTTGGCGATGCTGAGCACGACCAGCGCGTCGGGCGCGATGGCGAGATGCTGCCGCGTGGGCGGCGTGCTTGCGCCACTCGCCGACGCCGGGCGGTCGGCGACGCCGTTCCATGCCGTGCGCACCGGGTGCAGCCCCTCGGCGCGCGCCTGGCGCGTCACGCCCAGGGAGCAGCCGATGACCAGCCGCATGTTGCGCGCCGCCTCCGCCTGGCCCGGTGGCCAGCCCTGGCGGTCGTTGTGCAGGGTGAGAAGGCAGGGCCGCTCCAGCGCGGCCAGCGCATCGAGCGCGTCCGAGGACAGCAGGTGCAGGCTCAGCACGTCGGCGCCCCAGGCACGCAGCGCATCGCGCAGGCGGCCCATGCGTGCCGCCCCGCGTGCCGTGCCCGCGTAGGCGAGGAACGCATCGGGGCCGGCGTCGAGCGCCTCGCGCTGCGGCCTGTCGAGGACGAAGAGGCGGCTGGCGACGCGCTCGCGCGGCAGCAGCCGCGCGAGCTCGGCCGCGACCCGCTCGGCGCCGCCGACATGCAGCGAGGTGATGCAGATCGCCACCCGCGGACGCGGATCGCGCCGTGCGCCGAGTCCGCTGGCGGGCACCAGCCTGTGCGTGGCGCCGCATCGCAGGATCGCGTCCATCAGGCCGGGCGCGGCGTGCAGGTGTCGGGCCAAGGCGTCCGGCTGGCCGACCGACACGATCGCCGGTTCCTCGAGCTGCCCGGCGCTGCCGTCGAGCCTGCCGGCCTGGCGCTCGAAGACATCGCGCCACGCACCCTCGGGCAGGCCCGATTCATCGAGCGGTGGGCCGATCAGGGTGGCGGAGGAGGGGCCGGCGAGCCGCAGCATGGCCGGCTCCGACGGCAGCGTGCCGGCGCGCAGCAGCCAGGCGACGCGCCCGCCCGCGATCGCGTCGGCCAGCGTGGCAAGCGGCGTGGACGATGCCTGAAGCCCGCTCTCCCGCAGACGCCGCAGCGTGCGCCGTGCCATCCACGGCGGCTCGTCGGCGTGCCAGATGACGATCTTCGGTGGCGCGGTGGCGACGACGACGGCGGCGTTCCGCCTGAAGCCCGGCACCATTCAGGCGGTGACGTGGCCGCGTTGCTGCGCGACCTCGCTGATCGTCTTGACCAGCTCCGGGCGCTTGCCGGCGAGGTCGCGGAAATCGACGACGTCGAGCACGAGAAGCTCGGCGGTGTCGAGCACGGTGACCGTGGCGCTGCGCGTGCCGCCGGACAGCAGCGCCATCTCGCCGAAGAAATCGCCCGGCCCCAGCTCGGTGTCGGTGCGCCAGCCTTCGACGCGCACGCGGCCGGAGACGATGAAGTACATGCAGTCGCCGTCCTGGCCGCGCCGCATCAGCACCTTGCCGGGGCGCGCGTCGTCGATGCGCAGCAGGTGCACGATGTCGGCGATCAGATCGAGGCCGCCGTCGCGGAACAGCGGCACGCGCGCGCACAGGTCCCAGGTGCGCAGGAAGTCGCGCCGGCGCAGCTCGACCGAGAAGCCGCTGGCGAGGATGCCGGCCCACATGGCGAAGACGGCGATGCCGCTGACCATCACCACGCCCGCGACCATGCGCCCGGCCACGGTCTGCGGCGTGACATCGCCGTAACCGGTCGTCGTCAGGGTCACGATCGCCCACCACATCGCCGCGGGGATGCTGTGGAAGACCTCGGGCTGGATGTGGCGCTCCAGCACGTAGACCAGCGTCGCCGACAGCAGCAGCACGATCAGGAACACGGTGAGCACGCTGACCAGCGAGGTTCGCTGGGTGACGATCACCCGGCCGAGCATCGCCAGGCCCTCGGAGTAGCGCACGTACTTCAGCGACCAGACGATGCAGAACAGCGACTTGTCGTCGCCGGTCAGGTCGACATTGAGGCCGATGGGCATCGCCAGCATGGCCAGGAAGTCCGACAGGCCGGCGGGCGACAGGACATACCTCATCCTCGCGCGCCACGCGGGCGCCGACGATCCCTCGGGCGCCACCCAGATGCGCACCAGCCACTCCACGACATAGATCGCGGCGACGACGAAGGCGGTGCGCGAGGTGAGCTAGTGGGCCCACTCCGGCAGACCGGACAGCGTGTAGAGCACGACGGCGACAAGGCCGGTTGTTACCGTCGCGAAGTATGCGATGCGGAATTGTCGGGCTGCTGCTGTTCGGCCGTGGCGGCTGATGATCTGGCGGATGGTCTGGCGCACGCCATCAGTCTAGCGGTGAAGAGCGTGTGGATTCCACCCGCTTGACCGAATCCCGATCGCGAAGCGCCACCGCGCCGTCGCGCTGCGCGACGACCGGCTACAGCCGGTCGGTCGCGCCGCCCACCCGCGTCGCGCTGCGAAGTAGAGTCCTGTCCTGTCCTGTCCTGTCGTGTCGTGTCCTGTCCTGTCCTGTCCTGTCGTGTCGTGTCGTGTCGTGTCGTGTCGTGTCCTGTCCTGTCCTGTCAGCCGTCCCCGCGACGTCCCTGCGGACGTCCCGGGGACGTCTACGCAACCGATAATGTGATGCCTTTTCAATGCGACGACGTCGCGTCAGCCCCTTGACGGGAGGGTGGCGGACCGGCCATTTGAGCGGCGGTCCGGCGCTTCGGAGAGGGGCGCCGGGCATCCCATCGACTGCGCTCCACAGACGGACCCCATCATGCGCCGCGCACTCGTGCTTCTCGTATCCCTGCTGTCGCTCACCATCCTGCCCGTTCTCGCCGCCGAACCGCCGGCGCAGCCACCAGTGAAGGGACTGTGGCTGCTGACGGAGTATCCCTCGACCGTCGCCAAGCCGGGCGAGATCACCACCGTGAAGCTCAAGCTGCAGAACGCCGGCTTGGCGCCGGAAGTGCTGGCACTGTCGGTCGCCGACGTGCCGCAGGGCTGGAAGGTCGACATCCTGGGCGGCGGCCAGGTGGTCGGCGCGGCGATGCCGGCGATCAACGAATCGGTGACGCTGAACCTGCGCCTGGAGCTGCCGGCCGACACCGCGCCCGGCACCTATCCGGTCACCGTCGCCGCCAAGGGCGCCGCCAGCAGCGCCGAGTTGAAGCTGGCGATCACCGTGGGCGGCGACGTCGCCGCCAAGCTGTCGATGAAGACGCGGCTGCCGGCGCTGCGCGGCACGCCCAAGTCGAGCTTCGAGTACACCTTCACGGTGTCCAACGATTCGGGCAAGGACCTCGTGGTGCGCTTCGCCGCCGAGGGGCCGCGCGGCTTCCAGCCGACCTTCACCGAGGCCTATGGCAGCAACGAGATCAACCAGATCCCGATCGAGGCCGGCCAGAACAAGGACATCAAGGTGCGCGTCGGCCTGCCGCGCGACGTCGCCGCCGGCGACTACACCGTGCGCGTGCGCGCCACGGCCGAGAACGTCACGGCGGAAGCGCCGGTCACGCTGCAGATCGTCGGCACGCCGACGCTGCGCGTCTCGGGCCGCGACGGAAGGCTGAGCGGCGCGGCAGAGGCGGGCACCGCCTCGCCGGTGGTGATGGTGGTCAGCAACGAGGGCAGCGCGGTGGCCGACGACATCGAGCTCACCGGCTCGCTGCCGTCGGGCTGGACGGTCGAGTTCGAGCCCAGGCTGATCGACAAGCTGCCGCCGGGCGAGAAGAAGGAAGTCGTGGCGCAGATCAAGCCCACGGCCAAGGCGCTGGCCGGCGACTACATCGCCACGCTGCGCGCCGCGGCCAAGGCCGGCGACTCGGCGTCGGCCGATTTCCGCATCGCCGTCACCACCTCGACCCTGTGGGGCATCGTCGGCGTCGGCGTGATCGCCGTGGCCCTGCTGGTGCTGGTCGGCGCCGTGGCGCGATTCGGGCGCCGATGAGCCGGGGCCGCCGATGAGCGAAGACCTCGTCATCGAGGCACGCGGGCTGACGCGGCGCTACGGCCGCGGGCCCGCCCTGGCCGTCGACCACATCGACCTCGACATCAGGCGCGGCGAGATCTTCGGCCTGCTCGGGCCCAACGGCGCGGGCAAGACGACGACCATCCTGATGATCCTCGGCCTGACCGAATCGACCGAGGGCACCGTCACGGTGCTCGGCCACGACCCGCTGCGCGAGCCGCTGGAGGTCAAGCGCCGCGTCGGCTACCTGCCCGACGCGGTCGGCTTCTACGACAATCTCAGCGCGCGCGAGAACCTGATCTACACCGCGCGGCTGGCCGGCATCGCCAAGGCCGAGGCCAGGGCGCGCATCGAGGAATCGATCGAGCGGGTGCGTCTGTCCGACGTGATCGACCAGCGCGTCGCCACCTACTCGCGCGGCATGCGCCAGCGGCTGGGCCTGGCCGAGATCCTGATGAAGCGCGCCGAGATCGCCATCCTCGACGAGCCGACCTCGGGCCTCGATCCGCACGCCACGCTGGAGCTGCTCGACATGATCCGCGGCCTGAAGGCCGACGGCGTGGCGGTGATCATCTCCTCGCACCTGCTCGATCGCGTGCAGAGCGTGTGCGATCGCGTCGCCCTGTTCAGCAAGGGCAGGCTGGCGATGCAGGGCACGGTGGGCGAGCTGGGCCGCGAGGTGCTGGGCGTGCACCACGACCTGCTGGTCGAGGGCGATGCCGCCGACCTCGCCGAGCGCCTGCGCAAGGTCGAGGGCGTCACCGCCGTCGAGCCGACCGAGGGTCGCGCGCTGAAGGTCCTCGCCGACCGCGACGTGACGGCGGAGATCGCCGCCGCCACCGTGCGCGACGGCGGCCGTCTGCGCCAGCTCCGGTCCATCGAGCCCAGCCTCGAGGCGATCTACGAGCGCTATTTCGCGGGAGAGAAGCATGCGGCGTAGCGGCTCGCCCTTCACCGGCACCGCCGCGGTGTTCGCCAAGGAATACGCCGACCATCTCGGCAGCGCGCGCATGCGCGTGATCGAGGCGTTGGTCGTGATCGTCGGCGTGGTCGTGGTCTGGGTCGCCATGCGCGACCTGAAGGACAAGGTCACCCAGGACCAGTTCATCTTCCTGCGGCTGTTCACCTACGCGCCCGAGCACCAGCCGATCAACTTCGCCGGGCTGCTGACCTTCCTGATCCCGCTGGTCGCCATCGGCCTGGGCTTCGACGCCATCAACGGCGAGTTCAACCGCCGCACCATGAGCCGCGTGCTGTCGCAGCCGATCTATCGCGACGCGCTGCTGATCGGCAAGTTCCTCGCCGGCCTGGCGACCTTGGCCACCGGCCTGATCGCGCTGTGGCTGCTGGTGATGGGCGGCGGGCTGATCGTGCTGGGCGTGCCGCCCGGCGGCGAGGAGGTGGCGCGCGGCCTGGCCTTCCTGTTCGTCGCCACGGCCTATGGCGGCGTCTGGCTGGCGATCGCCATGCTGTGCTCGGTCCTGTTCCGCTCGGCCGCCACCTCGGCGCTCACGGCGCTCGGCATCTGGTTGTTCTTCTCCTTCCTCTGGCCGGTGATCGCGCCGGCGATCTTCGACGGCATCCTGCCGATGATCGCGCCGCAGCGCGTGCTCGCCGGCGGCGCCACGGCCGACGACGTCGCCGGCCTGCTCGACGTGCAGCAGCTGATCATGCGCTTGTCGCCCACGGTCGTGTTCCAGGAGGCGTGGCTCGGCGTTTTCAGCCCCGACCAGTTCAGCGACCAGCAGATCATGCGCATCCGGCTCGACCCGCGCCTGGGCCACCGCGTCATTCCCGGCGCGCCGCTCAGCTTCGGCCAGAGCCTGCTGATGGTCTGGCCGCAATTCACCTTCATGGTGGCTGGCGCCATCGTGATCTTCACGCTGGGCTACATCTCGTTCCAGCGCCAGGAGGTCAGGGCGTAGCGTTCGCTCGTCGTCATCCTGAGCGCAGCGAAGGATCTCGCGGTAGCGCGCACGCGCACCATCGACGGTGTCTGACCGCGAAAGTGCGAGATCCTTCGCTGCGCTCAGGATGACAGTGGCGTTTGATCAGCCGCGCGCTCAGTCGAGGTCGTCGGTCGTGATCAGCACCGAGTCGTCCGGCTCGACGGCGCCCGCGAGGAACTTGCGCCGGGCCTCCTGTTCGATCGCGTTTCGGTTGGCCTCGAACGTCTTCAGCTTGTCCTTGCGCTCGGGCTTGTAGTGGTCGTCGAGCGCTTCGCGGGTGATGGCGCACAGCACGCGCCGCGTGCCGTCGTCGCCCCAGAAGCGCACGGCCTCGTTGATGCTGTCGTAGCGCGGCTGCGGATCGGGGAAGTTCAGCACGCGCGCGTCGAGCAGGCCGAGCACGCCCAGGATGCTGAGCGCCGATGACAGCTGGATGTCCTTCTCGCCGTTCTCGAAGCGCGAGATGGTCGGCGTGCTGACCTCGGCGAGCTGCGCCAGGCGCCGTTGCGTCAGGTTCTGCGCCCTGCGCCGCGCCCGTGCCTCTTCGACAAGAGCCGTCCAATTGAGGCGAAACTGCCCTGCCATCGCTTCTCCATCAGGCCGATCAGGTCGCGCTTGAGCCGGGCCGCGCCGTGGTCGGCGGCCCTGATCGCGGCGATCGCCGCGGCCATGCGTTCACCGAGATCCTCGACCGCGCTCAGGATCGCCGGCTCGGCGAGCCCGAAGCCCGCGCCCAGCGCCGCCACGTGCTTGGGCATCAGGTTGCCGAGCGTCAGGTTCTTCGCGCCGCCGACGCCCAGCGCGATGGTGCGGTAGCCGTAATTCGCGGCGGCGATCAGGTCGTAGCCCGGCGTCAGCCGCAAGCCGTCGCGCGTGTGCAGCATGGCGAAGTTCTTGAGATGCGCGTCCGTGTTGCCGGTCAGCAGGCAGGCGAGGATGCGGCGGAACAGGCGATCCGCCTCGACCGGCAGGCAGCCCGGCGTGGTGCGGATGAAGGCGCCCATCTCCTCGTAGGCGCCCTCGTACTTGTCGTCGCCCGAACGGCGGCCAAGCAGCTGGTTGAACTCCTCGAAGTGCAGCCTGCGCACGCCGCCGCGGCCGACGCGACGGTCGAAGCGCCGCACGATCAGGGCGGGCTCGCCGACCCCATCGACTTCGCCGATCGTCATTTCGACGACCTGGTCGCGCGGCAGCAGCTCGGCGGTGGCCAGGGTGGTGAGAAGCTCGAGCTCGACGACGTCGCCCAGCCGGCCCGATGCCAGCTTGGCGATATGCGTGCTGATCTCGCCCAGCCCGGCCGGGCGCAACCGCCGGCCATCCCGTACGACCATCAGCTTGCGCTGCACGCCCGACAGCGAGGCGCGGCTGCGCAGCGCCGCTTCGACGACCTCGTCGCCCGAGGTCAACGTGCCGTCGGATCGCGCGTCGGGATCGACGACGGAGACGGCGCCGGCGAGATCGCGGCCGAAGCCGATCAGCAGGGCGAGCTTGTCGTCGGGCGACACACCCAGCGCCCGCGCCTGGGCGGCGAGCAGCCAGCCCTCGGCCGTGAGGTTGTCGAAGAAC is part of the Alphaproteobacteria bacterium genome and harbors:
- a CDS encoding cyclic nucleotide-binding domain-containing protein, producing the protein MEWLVRIWVAPEGSSAPAWRARMRYVLSPAGLSDFLAMLAMPIGLNVDLTGDDKSLFCIVWSLKYVRYSEGLAMLGRVIVTQRTSLVSVLTVFLIVLLLSATLVYVLERHIQPEVFHSIPAAMWWAIVTLTTTGYGDVTPQTVAGRMVAGVVMVSGIAVFAMWAGILASGFSVELRRRDFLRTWDLCARVPLFRDGGLDLIADIVHLLRIDDARPGKVLMRRGQDGDCMYFIVSGRVRVEGWRTDTELGPGDFFGEMALLSGGTRSATVTVLDTAELLVLDVVDFRDLAGKRPELVKTISEVAQQRGHVTA
- a CDS encoding ABC transporter permease is translated as MRRSGSPFTGTAAVFAKEYADHLGSARMRVIEALVVIVGVVVVWVAMRDLKDKVTQDQFIFLRLFTYAPEHQPINFAGLLTFLIPLVAIGLGFDAINGEFNRRTMSRVLSQPIYRDALLIGKFLAGLATLATGLIALWLLVMGGGLIVLGVPPGGEEVARGLAFLFVATAYGGVWLAIAMLCSVLFRSAATSALTALGIWLFFSFLWPVIAPAIFDGILPMIAPQRVLAGGATADDVAGLLDVQQLIMRLSPTVVFQEAWLGVFSPDQFSDQQIMRIRLDPRLGHRVIPGAPLSFGQSLLMVWPQFTFMVAGAIVIFTLGYISFQRQEVRA
- a CDS encoding HipA domain-containing protein, with the translated sequence MATPRWGNVYYDDVFAGTLSRDPGGRCTFTYDSTYLGAAQARPVSHTLPLRAQPFVQDGGLHPFFDNLTAEGWLLAAQARALGVSPDDKLALLIGFGRDLAGAVSVVDPDARSDGTLTSGDEVVEAALRSRASLSGVQRKLMVVRDGRRLRPAGLGEISTHIAKLASGRLGDVVELELLTTLATAELLPRDQVVEMTIGEVDGVGEPALIVRRFDRRVGRGGVRRLHFEEFNQLLGRRSGDDKYEGAYEEMGAFIRTTPGCLPVEADRLFRRILACLLTGNTDAHLKNFAMLHTRDGLRLTPGYDLIAAANYGYRTIALGVGGAKNLTLGNLMPKHVAALGAGFGLAEPAILSAVEDLGERMAAAIAAIRAADHGAARLKRDLIGLMEKRWQGSFASIGRLLSKRHGRGAGRRT
- a CDS encoding glycosyltransferase family 4 protein; protein product: MVPGFRRNAAVVVATAPPKIVIWHADEPPWMARRTLRRLRESGLQASSTPLATLADAIAGGRVAWLLRAGTLPSEPAMLRLAGPSSATLIGPPLDESGLPEGAWRDVFERQAGRLDGSAGQLEEPAIVSVGQPDALARHLHAAPGLMDAILRCGATHRLVPASGLGARRDPRPRVAICITSLHVGGAERVAAELARLLPRERVASRLFVLDRPQREALDAGPDAFLAYAGTARGAARMGRLRDALRAWGADVLSLHLLSSDALDALAALERPCLLTLHNDRQGWPPGQAEAARNMRLVIGCSLGVTRQARAEGLHPVRTAWNGVADRPASASGASTPPTRQHLAIAPDALVVLSIANDRPQKRLDRIAPIVACLRRAGVDAHAIVVGHRGDDRAAAKEFIHWIGPVEDIDAWLRLADVYLATSAYEGLSLSQIEAARSGLPIVATRTNGADELERGFKQCSFVDVDAEPRAFADAILALHTRGRGQASTVDDEFSAARMSRRYASLVRRVLADDTARDGVLFVCNDFAVGGAQSSLARLMGELRRRGVRCAAFLVGETRERSSPGTLGLQRAGHAIHAMPAAIQRDLPALAAQACAVADAGRYASIVYWNAITEMKLRIGDLAVGHRIFDVSPGEMYFRSLERYFASPAKALPFLRPADYGDVLDGVVVKYAREMPIAAEALGCPVHVIPNGVAPRPAATPSPGARMKLGTLCRIAPDKKLEQLLDAVRGLRARHDEFELLVGGAPDIGQEAYAAGLRAGAADLPVRWLGHVAAEEFLPGLDAFALVAEPAGCPNASLEAMAHGLAVVATDAGGMNEQVVDGVTGHLVARGDSHGLAGALERLLATPGLRAEMGREARLRAQRAFSLERMADGYMRVLGLLPAPA
- a CDS encoding ABC transporter ATP-binding protein, encoding MSEDLVIEARGLTRRYGRGPALAVDHIDLDIRRGEIFGLLGPNGAGKTTTILMILGLTESTEGTVTVLGHDPLREPLEVKRRVGYLPDAVGFYDNLSARENLIYTARLAGIAKAEARARIEESIERVRLSDVIDQRVATYSRGMRQRLGLAEILMKRAEIAILDEPTSGLDPHATLELLDMIRGLKADGVAVIISSHLLDRVQSVCDRVALFSKGRLAMQGTVGELGREVLGVHHDLLVEGDAADLAERLRKVEGVTAVEPTEGRALKVLADRDVTAEIAAATVRDGGRLRQLRSIEPSLEAIYERYFAGEKHAA
- a CDS encoding DUF1488 family protein, which produces MAGQFRLNWTALVEEARARRRAQNLTQRRLAQLAEVSTPTISRFENGEKDIQLSSALSILGVLGLLDARVLNFPDPQPRYDSINEAVRFWGDDGTRRVLCAITREALDDHYKPERKDKLKTFEANRNAIEQEARRKFLAGAVEPDDSVLITTDDLD